The DNA region ACATTATGTGGACTATTCGGGTttctaaaacataattttaatgaataagaaTATTTGAGTACATGTATTACATACACATAATGTATCCCTGTGATTCATCTGTGttggtttatatttttcaactcGGACCAGTAGTTCCTGGGATAAGCGcgtttaacaaaacaaacaaacacttTACGACAGATATTCTGACGGATCATTGGAATGGTCgcgttttttaatatctaaaatattacttcTATAATACCAACAGAAAGATACCTATATACGGTCGATGCCTGTGAATCAAATTCCTTTATTGGCACAAAACAGTTAAATTAGTAGATACAATGTTAATTAACAATTCCACGAGCAATGGAATGCCTCAGGACTGAGGCACTCCTCAGGAGGCATTAGACTGAACTCCGgctaaataaatgttaaaattaagcaCTGCATTTTCCGATCAACCTACAGGTTCTTAACGAAGTTAGTCCACAGCTTTATAAGATGCTGATGAACTGTCGCATCATCCCCGTCAAAGTCGACCACATCGTTTGGAAAGAGGTAGCCCAGTTCATCCGAGTGAGCGGCGCCAGTTTTCTCCTCGCCACTCTCAATTTCCACTCCAACTCTTCCCGAATGTGAGAATTGGTAATAGTAAACCGGCGCAGTGGCTGCGTGAAATATTGCACTGCGATGTATGTGGCACATGAAGTAGATATCCCTAAAAGGCAcacttttttatcatttaaatagtaataaatagccAACATCTAAAAATCTGCGTcgtctaaataaatactgaCATCTTGTGTCCCAtagaaacataattttaacctACTAAATGACCAATTTCCTCATAAAATAAGTTAAGAATCACCTGTGGTATTCCAACATTGAGCTGACAGTCATATTATCTTTAAAGTAGGTGTCCGTTAGCTGTTTACTCAGCGGGTGCATTTCTCGTTCGTTAGTTAATTGTAACTCCATAGGAAACAGGAACATAACATCCCTTGTCATTTTCTTAACAGCTTTTATCTGTTTTAACAtagaaacaaatacataagCTTCGTTCGAGTTATATCCGATTATCGTTGGAACGGATGTAAATTTCCCTTTTATAAACGAATTGAATGGTGCTTCTGAAAGCAGTGTTTCTTCATGTTTAAACTCCTTTTCCTTGCAAATACCAAATGGATAATATGGGACGCCGAGCTCTTCCGAATTGAATACTACATCCGGTATGGCTGATTTTAACAGTGACTGTGTTCCGTTCATGGTAATTTTCATATAGTCTGTCTTATCATTTGCGTCATAGTTAAACGCCCACGGTGCTAAGACAGTGCcgctttgtaatattattccATGATAAAGGCCTCTAGCCATTGAGGAAAGGGTAAGTGTCTCCACCATTGCAGCGCCGAAGCTCTGTCCGGCCACGACCACCCTGTGAGGATTTCCCTTAAAAGCAACAATGTTATCCCGAACCCACCTCAGGGCGAGGACAATATCTTTCACTCCAGCGTTTCCAGGGATTTGATCTTCCTGCGAGCACATAAAGCCTACAACTCCTAACCTAAAGATTTTTTAGACTCATTattaggaaaataaaaaaagtaaaagtatGTATTCTATCATCTTTAACATACCTGTGTCTTACAATAACGACTATGATGCCTTCCTGAACCAACTTTCCAGGGTGGTAATCGCCGCTGCTTCCCTTCACCCAGACGAGAATGGGGAATGATTTACCCACCTTTGGTAAATGCACGTCCAATTGTAAACAATCTTGAACCTCCGAGCGCTGTGTGCAGTAAGAATCTCGGGATTCCCTTATTCCCGTCCACGTTGGCGCTATTCCAGctttctaatttaatttaaaacacgtAAAAGTTATAAACTTTACCCGATGTGacctttattttttacactgTTCTTAATaggtaacttaaaataatttaaaaaggtgccaaatacgtatatatagatatggattttttattttgattatattaatcataataatttaaggaaATTGGAGatgatgtaagaaaaataaagatgaAAACTTtgctattgatttttaataaggcgtcattttttttaaatgtgcaTAAGCGTTAACTAATATTGAAAGGTATAAATCTCGAAgcagataaaatttaatgtatccTAACCAGATTGACATGTTCGATGTTAAgattttactctatattattaaatgcgttttttatgtaacaagaggcaaacgggctgaaggctcacctggtgttaagtgatacccacCTGGCTGATACTACtgacactgccagaaggctcgcaactgcgaccttttaagaattggtgtgctctcttcttgaaggaccttaagtcgaattggttcgttAATACTTCAGTGGCTGCTGGCTCCACATAGTGTGGAgcgggcaaaaactgccttaaaaaacgctgaATTGTGGAACGATGTCGAGGCAGactacgaaattccacccatgatgaaactcagctgcatgTATTAgcccgaacaactcctctgaacactctccatgatAAAtcgtcgtcgacgattcgaatcgctcttcgttaaATACGGTCAAGCAGAAGGAGCTGTAACCGAGTGCCTCCCACCCAGAGGTGAGAAGAATACTCCATGTGGGcagaatttgcgctttataaaGTTGCAAGAACTCAAGCTTCTTACAGGCTAACTTAGCCTTTCCTTCCTAATGACCGCGAAAccgaacgtcgttcgatatgtcaacgctcagtattccgatgctagcctagctttaaggagagtctcgaaaagaggagtagcgacaaagagTGTTTTCTTAGAGGAAACACGCGAACTTTgcttaaattggactagatttagtctaccccagtccgggACAggttcagacacaagtttattccggtactcatcgacaactgccagagaaatacctgcccggccagtgtaaagagccccagtgctgtcgtatAGCAGTtacaacatatcattaatatgcggACTGCTTAGGATCGAAGATTAGGACACAGCCTTTTGGGACTCCAGCGTTTATGGAGTTAGGGTCTGACCGTGCTTCGTTGATGAAgaccttaatgctccgatcagcgggaaagctggaaatccaggTGTATAATTTCTCGAGAAGCAAGTGTGTGAATCAACTATACCTTATACCTTCCATTTTTCTTTGCTGAAGCGTAGGGCACGcctatataagaaatataccCATCGCGTTCGAGCCCCCGCATCTTTCCCTGGGCCATCATTACAATACTTTGGAATGACAAATGCACAGATAACGTTAAGGCACAATAAAATGTTAGAAGAGACATTACTCTGCAACCTTTCTTTACCACTGTTgcatgtaaaatataaaaaccaatAGAATCGGAGTTGGTTTTTGTAGTTGTTGAGATGAATGTGAAATGGCGCGCAGCAGCCTGTAACGGACCTCGTTTAGATTTATCTCACTCAATTTTGTGTTATATGACTCCCTCTATGTggattaattacaatatttttttgtactaaGTTAGTACATAGAACATAAATAGCCACGgcatatttgataaaataaaacttcatgTATTTTAAAGAGTGCcgtaattcatattttacttCATACCGAGCATAACTAATAAGTTGATTGTTTGACATTTATATGCGCTGTTTAGACTTAGGGACGAATGAAATACTTCCGAgccaaaataaattgttatcttATCCATAACACCGCTATGGGTCATTATGTATGTACACAGGCACTGCCAATTATCAAATAGATAGTGCAAACTTTCCATATTTTGCGGTGCCCATCACCGTAACGCAGTGGCATTGTAATTGATATTGTATAGGCAATTTAGATCCGATCAGTTTGTACGCGAAATCAGCTTGGACCTGTTACTACGTGTGTAGTCCGTGAgctttatttttgtctttaatttcatagtttgaattgttaaaaaatttgcTTTTCATTCAAAATCGTAgatttacacatttttaatctttgaatgaaattaaatgtgtACAAACCGCATagacacattaaaaatacaattatttgctATGATGACACgcttatattgttaaaaaaaaatgttgttgtataataaataaaccaaaagttttaattaatacttttatcaTTAGTATATcggaattattattacactatCACAACAAACTGTCACAAACACTCCAATGGCACTCAAAGGCAACAACTACTTACAATTATGATTGACTCATCATTTATCACATTTCGAGACACATTAAGTAAGTAAATTTGTAATACATGCATCATTAATAATCATCACTTGATGATGATTATTAATCCATATTGGCAACTGtgataaatacaaattgagtttcatatatgaaaattattaatcgtataaaaagcaattattataaaacgtaaatgattatataaaaGAGATCAAAATTTTGTACAATGCTAGTTTTACTGTCTAAGCCCTAATTTttacgatttttaattattcgcCGTCTTTGTCGATCAAAACATCGTTGccttttcattataataaaaacatgttattattttttttaggctCCACGAATAAAGgcacttaaatatataaaacttatgcATCTAAAGCTCTTCTCAAATAATCTGGCGATTTTCCCATTCCGTAGGTTTCTCAAATGGATACATTCTTTACGATCTTGTGATGACAAAACACGATCAAACATGTTGctgatatttcaaaatttcgTGTGGCTTAAgcttttataagtaaaattctAATCTAAGCTAGAATAAATTAgttcacacacacacacacacattggCTGAAAATTTAAGTTTGGGTCTTATTATACAGTTCTTCAAAAAATTGCATCATGTCCAGTTGTTCCTGAGTGATCTTCTCGTATCTATAGAATTGTGGATGTTGAATGTTTTGGTAATGTATACTGGATCGTTGGTTAACCGACGGCCATACATGATATCCCTCGCAAGTGGGTTCACTGTAAAAAACATGTAACTGTTAGCAGAGATATCTTAAATGGAGGTAcctaaatttataattgtgtatGCGGGCTATCTATAATtcactatattttattggtttttgagtataaatataaaagtgagCTGATATTAATCTATAGCAATGGTGTGAAACATTCTCTTCTGTGCATTGCATTATTTGCGTAACTTACTTGCAATTCATAAAGTTTTGGACAAAGTTCGTCATCCACACGGATATTGTCCGGTCTTCATTGGCCGGTGGGCTGAAACCTGGCCAGTTTTGTAATGAATTTGTCCTGAAAATAAATGTCAGGTCTTCTATGTGAGCTGCCCCATCGAACCGGATTCCCATCGCTTTCTCGATGACGTTAAACACTGCATCATACGAGAACTGGTAGAGAAACATGGCCGCTGCATCGACTGTCGACATCCTCATTTTCGCCAATTGCAACGCGGGATAGACGTAGAACATATCCGAGCAAGCGTTTACATATTTGTCCATCGTCGGtgctttattgaagtatcgTTTCTCCAGTTTTTGCGCTGAAGCTAACGATACCTTTGGTGGAAGTTTGTATATCAAATCAATAGGTAGCATCATGAGTGGATTCTCTTGTATTCGAGCCAGCATGTCTAAATTGTCGAAATTCGTTCGGAATGTTTCACATTCAGCGCTGGTAAATCCAACCAATAATGGCAAATCCCTTCCGACTCCATTGGCTAACAAGACTGCTGGATCGTCGTCGATGATTGTAGTGACTCCCGGCAAAGTAGTTTCCACTACCGGAAAGAACGCGGTCATCCCAATTTGGTCTTGTACTAACTTATTAGCTTGCATGATCTGTTCTATGGGCAATTGTGTAAGTTGATGATGAGCTTCTTCTGCGTCTGTTGTGTTGATGCCGAGGCTAGTGAGAAACAGTTTTGCCACAAACTGAGCGTAGATGGGTGAACTGGTGTAAAAGCTGGATATCGCAGTCCCACTCATAAGTATTGCTCTGAAATTAACGTATACTGTTGATACAATTGTTCTTTTGTCACTAGCAAACAATAGCAAAACCTCTTAAATAACATATGCTTCAACAGCGTCAATTTCAAGTAGTGTTACGTTACTcactattatatttactttttattataacaaccCTGTGCTCCTCGGCACGACGTCACAATAAAGAACAATGAAAAGACATACTTGTTAAATAAACCTTCTGCTGCTTTAGACAGGGTTAGAAGGTGAACATTGAGTGCTCCAGCACTTTGTCCGCCGAGGGTGATGTCTTCTGGGTTTCCACCGAAGCATTTAGCATTAGCTTTCACCCAGCGAAGCAGGGTAATTATATCACGAAGGCCGTTGTTACCCGGAATACTTGTTGAATTAAGGGAAAGATAGCCGAACACGTTTAACctgaaaataattgtttaaacaaaaatctttccaatttcaatatattgtaattctagTGAAATTAAAAGCAGAATAATTGCTCTAAGAAaacagttataatattaattgtctATGCGACGATAGTCTTCCATTCTTCATAGAGCATGTTATGCACAGTTCATATGCGTCCCGTAATTCATTACACACTAAGAATCTTCTTTATCGATTATAAGCATTTACGCTGCCTTCTATCAACTCACTGATACGATTCTTAATATAGCCTATTTGAAtataggtattttaaaaacttactaGTTCGAGGTGACTAGGATGGGGCCTTTTAACAATCTTATTAtgttaagaaaatactttttaaaaggattgaaactatgtattattattattataattatttacataattttaaatttaaataattacaagtttataataataatacatagcttcaatccgtttaaaaagtgttttcttaatgtgtaaaagctatgttaacaaaagacaatacaatcttattatgtataataatattttacataatacttaAGCAGTCAAACCAGTCGTGTTATAGGTTGTAGCAAAAAACATACTATTTTGGACAAACCGAGGTCAACGTTTGAATTCTAAATGAGAAGATCCATGTGTCAGAGGGTCTATCTTAGCAGCATTTTCAATACTAATAACAAATACGTATGtgaaaaattatcattatatatcaTCAGTGGAAAATTTAGATCGGcgttaaaattaaagtattgttaTGCAACGTCCACGTGCTGCGTTTGTTTACAAACAAGTGCTAAACGAGCGCTGCTCTTGGCCCACATCAACATTAGGATCCTTATCACTGCCCTACAGAACCCAGCCAGACCCGCCCActttataattgatattaaaaaagtaatgtttCATAGTTTGTCCTTAGCTTATTCTAATGAGTATTTAATCTATTCTCtcccaaaaaattaaaagaattttacgtaattaagttaatttatatagataggACTACCTACCTACTGTAACAATCAATATCATATTCAATTCATTCATGTACACATGCATACTGTGAAGTAAGTATTGGCcatgttttgtatatttaaaattcaaaaagtttctTTGTAGCTGAACAACATCGCGACATAATCAACGGATTGACGTCTCTGCGAGCATTTGTTCAAGGATcgtgaaagtattttttatatatcttaatgTGTTACTGGCCAACGGAATTagctttttttattcaaaagttTCAAGCGAATAAAGCAAATTCTTCACAGGTCTTTAATACAGTTCTCCGCGTACCGTGATTATTCTCATAGATAACCTTATACACCTTATAAGATATAgcaagttataaataaatgcacttcataattttattagatcaacGATTAAACTCGCTAAATACGGTTTTATCCAGTCTACCAAGTTCTTGTTATTGTCATTGTGTGAGACTGTAACAAACAATCCCGTATAATCGTTCTCCCTCATGATTTTATTGAAAGTTACGGGTTAGATTGTTTTTGAGAATTCGAACTAATGCACTCACCTATAATTGAAAGTGATGACAATCATCTCTCGTTGCACAAGATATTCCGGACCGTGGAGATCACTATCCCCGGAGCCAAACGCGAGGCCGCCTCCGTGCACGAAGACAAAGATAGGAAGATTCGCTTTCTGCTGGTAGGAACCCGGCAGCGCATGGATGGGCACGTGGATATTAGCGTGGATGCAGGCTTCGCTCATATTTCTGGGCTGCATCAATCTACCGTATAGCACATCGTGCTGAGGGCAGATTGGACCTTCCACTAATGTGTCTAAATAGCCATCCCACGGCTCCGCCGATTGGAGCTCCTGTGAGATATTCAGAAGTTGTAATAGAAAAAGTcggtttagtttttatgactTACGTTAGAATTTAGAAACAAATGACGGAAAGTCATGTTgataattgttatgaaatatatagtaCAATGGTTTTTGTGTAGCTTTAATCGGAGAGGAAATCAAAGTACTATAGTCTCACCTTAAACCGAAGTTCTCCTAGCGGCTGTTTAGCGTAGGGCACTCCCCTAAAGCTGGCGTAGACCGTGCTGCCTCCCGCCCACCGTCGGCTGCCGCAAATCAAACCGCTCTCGATGCGCGTTTGCACATCACATTCTGTTGACCGAGTGCTAACATGGCCTGAAACAAGATAAACTATCGTGAGAATAGGTGCTATCGTACAATAGCTATTGTTTACGGATTTCTCTTCGCTTCTCGTATTTGAAACAGCAAATATCATAAGACAGGCTCGAACGgcaattctattttaatttggtttttacgacaatatgtatttatgaaaCCGGTTAACACGTGTCGAGAACGACCTTAGTTAGTGTGAGAGCGAACCGGTGCGATttgtatattaacaaaaatagtttttgctgccataatcaataaattatactcctatataattatgtgtatgtatatataaatatcgcAATCCTAATTTAGTGGCAATAAAGAGAAATCTTAATaactaaattgtaaaaaaaaaattgtgtagcGGACCCCGTAGCACGTGCTACGTAGCTACGAAACTGATGTGTGCgatcataaatattatcattttttttattattatttctacatttcaataattgtaCTAAATACTCGATTTATTCTGTTAAAGTTAGAGATAAACCCTCTGAACCATATCTCTTTTCTAAtagcgatatttttttatggataaGGTCTTCGTAGCTATTGACACCCATTTCATTATGTACGTTGCGGACCTTTGAGGAGTATACTctctttttaaacaaacaggGAAGACGCCCACTGGGAGTCGATCCCATAGTTcgttaataaacaaaagaaagtgTCTTGTGGAAGgcttaataatagtaattgtaTCGCCGGACACAGTGATAATGTGTTGatatatgtaactttattGTTTAACGTATAATGTTTGTGACATCTTGATGTATCACTTTTTAATTGTGCATTATGCACATTACCTTCTGTAATGGTAACTTTATGTTGCTGTAAGATGTATTCGTAAACAAAAATTCCTTTGCATTTGTTATTTGTCGATATGTCAATATGTCGATTGATATCGAAGAAattgaacataaaataatatttgttcgGAAAGTTTGCCCTGTGGCCCAGTGCAGTGATAAATGGACGCGGGGTGACCTTGCACTATCAGCTACATCTACCTGCTACATTCCTCCACTCAGCTAGACCCAGACCGCACTTTTGTTCCTATTTTGCCAGTCAATGTAACTTAATTTCTTAGCATAGTTCTATATTGATCCCTTAATATCGCTAAGTctgtttatgttaatatataacaaattcatAATACCGTGTTATAGGCCTGGCCTgacttacattattaaaataaaacaatctcGCTGAGCGGCCTTAATATGCAAATTAGGCAACGACGCTCGGTCAATTCAATTATGtaagaattataaatttaattcattacatatattaaagaataatttatttatctcacCTGTcatatatacacaatatttttggtcatatttttgaagtgaaacttctttagaatcgttgtgatttcaaaccggatgcaacgaaaaaacgacaggtaagagacacaaatacaaaaatgtgtaggaTGAAGCCAGGGGAAAGAATGagacagaaatatacatacaatttgtatatttacagtTAGGCGCCATTTTTTTCTTACCCTTACCACGGTTGATtggaagagattcgaagccattaataaaaaaaatatatgataacaatgatattaataattctattacaatcaataaaatcctgtaataatctttgtagtaataaggtaaaatgaaataattgcattatttgtattcatgtctatgataataaaagcattttataaactttatctaatttaatattatttaaccaataatttttcgaaaatcaaggtcataaagaagtttcacttcttacgtgtgtacactagtatacgcacacatttgtttttttttttaaatatgcataTGTCTTTATCGTATCTGATTAACAATTGCTTTGAATGTTAAGCaacaattttcaatttaatttaacatttgaaatagattgctaaataaaatgtttggttatttgtgtaaaatatccatgtttaatataaatcacgGACTCACCGAAAGCCACACAGAGAACAGTAATTACGCTAATCACATTCCGCGACATCGTCACACACTGCCCGGTTCGAGCGCGCGCCGTCTTATAAATACTCCCGAAATACCACACGATGCCTCCGAGGAGCAAACCTCACGGATGCAACGATTCTATAtcgaagtaaataaaataaatatctcatCTACTAATTACAGTATCACTTTCAAAAATCAGGTAATTGCTGTGGATAAGGTTTATCAACAAGTTGATTGATGGCATCCAAAACAcgtgtaaataaatcatggcGCTCCAACCtatttaagtctgggcctcaggtttctgtatctgttttatgataatttgtaaatgtaatacaaatacacaataagtaggtgatcggcct from Pieris brassicae chromosome 2, ilPieBrab1.1, whole genome shotgun sequence includes:
- the LOC123720186 gene encoding pyrethroid hydrolase Ces2e-like; its protein translation is MESKAGIAPTWTGIRESRDSYCTQRSEVQDCLQLDVHLPKVGKSFPILVWVKGSSGDYHPGKLVQEGIIVVIVRHRLGVVGFMCSQEDQIPGNAGVKDIVLALRWVRDNIVAFKGNPHRVVVAGQSFGAAMVETLTLSSMARGLYHGIILQSGTVLAPWAFNYDANDKTDYMKITMNGTQSLLKSAIPDVVFNSEELGVPYYPFGICKEKEFKHEETLLSEAPFNSFIKGKFTSVPTIIGYNSNEAYVFVSMLKQIKAVKKMTRDVMFLFPMELQLTNEREMHPLSKQLTDTYFKDNMTVSSMLEYHRDIYFMCHIHRSAIFHAATAPVYYYQFSHSGRVGVEIESGEEKTGAAHSDELGYLFPNDVVDFDGDDATVHQHLIKLWTNFVKNLNPNSPHNVYQWSPLDPYEPRLLDIQTEPRMIDFPHHRHADMWGETYEKYFFRRH
- the LOC123720501 gene encoding juvenile hormone esterase-like, with translation MSRNVISVITVLCVAFGHVSTRSTECDVQTRIESGLICGSRRWAGGSTVYASFRGVPYAKQPLGELRFKELQSAEPWDGYLDTLVEGPICPQHDVLYGRLMQPRNMSEACIHANIHVPIHALPGSYQQKANLPIFVFVHGGGLAFGSGDSDLHGPEYLVQREMIVITFNYRLNVFGYLSLNSTSIPGNNGLRDIITLLRWVKANAKCFGGNPEDITLGGQSAGALNVHLLTLSKAAEGLFNKAILMSGTAISSFYTSSPIYAQFVAKLFLTSLGINTTDAEEAHHQLTQLPIEQIMQANKLVQDQIGMTAFFPVVETTLPGVTTIIDDDPAVLLANGVGRDLPLLVGFTSAECETFRTNFDNLDMLARIQENPLMMLPIDLIYKLPPKVSLASAQKLEKRYFNKAPTMDKYVNACSDMFYVYPALQLAKMRMSTVDAAAMFLYQFSYDAVFNVIEKAMGIRFDGAAHIEDLTFIFRTNSLQNWPGFSPPANEDRTISVWMTNFVQNFMNCNEPTCEGYHVWPSVNQRSSIHYQNIQHPQFYRYEKITQEQLDMMQFFEELYNKTQT